The proteins below come from a single Rosa rugosa chromosome 2, drRosRugo1.1, whole genome shotgun sequence genomic window:
- the LOC133732283 gene encoding large ribosomal subunit protein eL31-like, giving the protein MVEKTGRGRKEEVVTREYTVNLHKRLHGCTFKKKAPNAIKEIRKFAQKAMGTTDVRVDVKLNKHIWSRGIRSVPRRVRVRIARRRNEEEDAKEELYSLVTVTEVPPDGLKGLGTTVIDADD; this is encoded by the exons ATGGTGGAGAAGACGGGTCgaggaagaaaagaagaggtGGTCACCAGAGAGTACACCGTCAATCTTCACAAGCGACTCCATGGATG CACATTCAAAAAGAAGGCACCAAATGCCATCAAAGAGATTCGGAAGTTTGCTCAGAAGGCTATGGGAACCACTGACGTCAGGGTCGATGTGAAGCTCAACAAGCACATTTGGAGCCGGGGCATTCGAAGTGTGCCAAGGAGGGTTCGTGTACGCATTGCTCGCAGAAGAAACGAGGAGGAAGATGCTAAAGAGGAGCTATACTCTCTGGTAACAGTCACTGAGGTTCCACCAGACGGTCTCAAGGGATTAGGCACCACAGTCATCGATGCAGATGATTGA
- the LOC133732365 gene encoding DNA damage-repair/toleration protein DRT100-like — protein sequence MRTLLVFVAVLLAAGTWAVRACPPSDRAALLAFKASLHEPYLGIFKSWTGADCCHKWYGISCDQETRRVADINLRGESEDPIFERAKRTGYMTGTISPAICRLTRLSSITIADWKGISGEIPRCISNLPFLRILDLIGNKLTGPLPSEIGRLQRLTVLNVADNLISGTIPESLTKISTLMHLDLRNNKISGKLPADFGRLGMLSRALLSRNLLSGSIPASISQIYRLADLDLSLNQLSGPIPASLGKMAVLATLNLDCNNITGTIPPSLIVSAISNLNLSRNSLQGFIPNVFGPRSYFTVIDLSYNRFRGNIPSTLSSASYIGHLDLSHNHLCGKIPVGSPFDHLEASSFSYNDCLCGKPLRAC from the coding sequence ATGAGAACACTTCTCGTATTTGTTGCAGTATTGTTGGCTGCTGGTACTTGGGCCGTCCGGGCTTGTCCGCCTTCAGACCGGGCGGCCCTGCTCGCTTTCAAAGCGAGCCTCCATGAGCCCTACTTGGGAATTTTCAAATCATGGACCGGCGCCGACTGCTGCCACAAATGGTACGGTATCAGCTGCGACCAGGAGACCCGCCGTGTCGCCGACATAAATCTCCGGGGTGAGTCCGAGGACCCGATTTTCGAACGTGCCAAAAGAACCGGCTACATGACCGGGACGATCTCGCCGGCCATCTGCCGCCTGACCCGCCTCTCCAGCATCACCATCGCCGACTGGAAGGGCATCTCCGGCGAGATTCCCCGGTGCATCTCCAACTTACCCTTCCTTCGGATCCTCGACCTCATCGGAAACAAGCTCACTGGACCGCTTCCGTCCGAGATCGGCCGGCTCCAGAGGCTCACCGTCCTCAACGTCGCTGACAACCTCATCTCCGGCACAATCCCAGAGTCCCTCACGAAAATCTCAACCCTCATGCACCTAGACCTCCGCAACAACAAAATTTCCGGCAAGTTGCCGGCAGATTTCGGCCGGCTCGGCATGCTCAGCCGCGCTTTGCTCAGCCGAAATCTGCTTTCCGGTTCCATTCCCGCTTCCATCTCTCAAATCTACCGTCTGGCCGATCTTGATCTCTCTCTCAACCAACTCTCCGGTCCGATTCCGGCCTCTCTAGGCAAAATGGCCGTCCTCGCAACCCTAAATCTCGACTGTAACAACATCACCGGAACTATTCCCCCGAGTTTGATTGTCTCAGCTATAAGCAACTTGAACTTGAGCCGAAACTCCCTACAGGGTTTTATTCCAAACGTGTTTGGGCCGAGATCTTACTTCACTGTGATAGACCTGTCGTACAATAGGTTTAGGGGTAATATTCCGTCGACCCTATCGTCGGCTTCTTACATCGGTCACTTGGATTTGAGCCACAACCACCTCTGTGGAAAGATTCCGGTGGGTTCGCCGTTCGATCACCTTGAAGCATCGTCTTTTAGTTACAACGATTGCTTATGTGGGAAGCCACTAAGAGCTTGCTAA